A genomic segment from Polyangium mundeleinium encodes:
- a CDS encoding ATP-binding protein, with product MQTADECREARLEAPRSGRLGPGKALHAYGLTIAVMLVIVLVRFSLEPWLDGNAPLLALLLPVAIAAVYGGILAGLLATALSALLGAALFLCPIGSLTISSGADQARLGFFVAVGVAISVLNERARRAREAALARDLEARICAEAEVRRRNAELEQRIAERAAALEASEREVLVSLEAARRAEEAQRESEAVARRQLAELEATYAAAPIGLCVIDRNFRWVRINQRLAEINGFTPAAHIGRSVREILPGLADKAEPMFRKIFETGEPLRNVELVGETPAQPGKTRVWLESFFPLRDASGVIVGVNVVCEEVTERREAAAALAESADRLRMALDGAQAGWWEYDVASDLYTWSEVQYDMFGFDPKNRTVHLADWVRGVHPDDLTRANAYMEQRMAQRIPDFSHEFRFSHPKQGERWIHTLGRITYDEAGKTLRIVGICRDVTKEKQVEIERAFLLESERTARAEAERASRMKDEFLATLSHELRTPLNAILGWSQLVQRPGIRPEQLAKGLAVIERNTHLQAQLINDLLDVSRIVAGKIHVELEPTQLAPVIEAAIEACRASAEAKGVTLRGPRDPARVAVRGDPARLQQVVWNLVSNAIKFTPKGGQVEVMLAQEGKDAVITVRDTGEGIRPDFLPFLFERFRQADSSMARQHGGLGLGLSIVKRLVELHGGAVRAESEGQGKGATFTVKLPCEVGERIRMPTRLPPSVPANDPRHLHGVAVLVVDDEADSRELVKRVLEEHEAVVCTAASAAEALDVSASRSIDLIVSDIGMPGMDGYALLQEIRARHNGQGKDVVAVAVTAFARPEDRERALAAGYKAHLAKPFEPSELVSLLAGLREAS from the coding sequence ATGCAAACAGCCGACGAATGCCGCGAAGCGCGGCTCGAGGCCCCCCGGAGTGGTCGTCTAGGTCCGGGGAAGGCGCTCCACGCCTACGGGCTCACCATCGCCGTGATGCTCGTGATCGTCCTCGTCCGGTTCTCCCTGGAGCCGTGGCTGGATGGCAATGCGCCCCTGCTCGCCCTGCTGCTGCCCGTGGCCATCGCCGCTGTGTATGGGGGAATCCTCGCAGGCCTCCTCGCCACGGCCCTCTCCGCGTTGCTCGGCGCAGCGCTCTTCCTGTGCCCGATCGGCAGCCTGACCATCTCCTCCGGCGCGGATCAGGCGCGCCTCGGCTTCTTCGTGGCCGTGGGCGTGGCCATCAGCGTGCTAAACGAGCGCGCGAGGCGTGCGCGTGAAGCCGCCCTCGCGCGAGACCTCGAAGCCCGCATTTGCGCCGAGGCCGAGGTTCGTCGTCGCAATGCCGAGCTCGAGCAGCGGATCGCCGAACGAGCCGCCGCGCTGGAGGCGAGCGAGCGCGAGGTGTTGGTGTCGCTGGAGGCCGCGCGGCGGGCCGAGGAGGCGCAGCGGGAGAGCGAGGCGGTCGCGCGCCGGCAGCTCGCCGAGCTCGAAGCGACGTACGCGGCCGCGCCGATCGGGCTTTGCGTGATCGACCGGAATTTCCGCTGGGTGCGAATCAACCAGAGGCTCGCCGAGATCAATGGCTTCACGCCGGCCGCGCACATCGGCCGCTCGGTGCGCGAGATACTGCCGGGGCTCGCCGACAAGGCCGAGCCCATGTTCCGGAAGATCTTCGAGACGGGCGAGCCACTCCGGAACGTGGAGCTCGTCGGCGAGACGCCCGCGCAGCCCGGCAAGACGCGGGTATGGCTGGAGAGCTTCTTCCCGCTTCGCGACGCGTCCGGCGTGATCGTCGGCGTGAACGTGGTCTGCGAGGAGGTGACCGAGCGCAGGGAGGCCGCCGCGGCGCTCGCCGAAAGCGCGGATCGGCTTCGCATGGCCCTCGACGGGGCGCAGGCCGGGTGGTGGGAGTACGACGTCGCGAGCGACCTCTACACGTGGTCCGAGGTCCAGTACGACATGTTCGGCTTCGATCCGAAGAACCGGACGGTGCACCTCGCCGACTGGGTCCGAGGGGTGCATCCGGACGATCTCACGCGCGCGAACGCCTACATGGAGCAACGCATGGCGCAGCGGATCCCGGATTTCTCGCACGAGTTCCGGTTCTCGCACCCGAAGCAAGGCGAGCGGTGGATCCACACGCTCGGCCGCATCACCTACGACGAGGCAGGCAAGACCCTCCGCATCGTGGGGATCTGCCGCGACGTGACCAAGGAGAAGCAGGTGGAGATCGAGCGCGCCTTCCTGCTCGAGAGCGAGCGCACGGCGCGGGCGGAGGCCGAGCGGGCGAGCCGGATGAAGGACGAGTTCCTCGCGACCTTGTCCCACGAGCTGCGCACGCCGCTGAACGCGATCCTCGGCTGGTCGCAGCTCGTGCAACGGCCCGGGATCCGGCCAGAGCAGCTCGCCAAGGGGCTCGCCGTGATCGAGCGAAACACGCACCTGCAAGCGCAGCTCATCAACGATCTGCTCGACGTGAGCCGGATCGTCGCAGGCAAGATCCACGTGGAGCTCGAGCCGACACAACTCGCGCCCGTGATCGAGGCCGCGATCGAGGCCTGCCGCGCCTCCGCGGAGGCCAAAGGCGTCACGCTGCGCGGGCCCCGCGATCCGGCGCGCGTCGCGGTGCGCGGGGACCCGGCGCGCCTGCAGCAGGTCGTCTGGAACCTGGTTTCGAACGCCATCAAGTTCACGCCCAAGGGCGGCCAGGTCGAGGTGATGCTGGCGCAAGAGGGCAAGGACGCCGTGATCACCGTGCGCGACACGGGAGAAGGCATCAGGCCCGACTTCCTTCCGTTTCTATTCGAACGATTCCGCCAAGCCGACTCCTCGATGGCGCGGCAGCACGGCGGCCTCGGTCTCGGGCTCTCGATCGTGAAGCGGCTCGTGGAGCTGCACGGGGGCGCGGTGCGCGCCGAGAGCGAAGGCCAAGGAAAAGGCGCGACGTTCACCGTCAAGCTGCCCTGCGAAGTCGGCGAGCGCATCCGCATGCCCACGCGGCTGCCCCCGAGCGTGCCCGCAAACGATCCACGGCACCTGCACGGCGTGGCGGTGCTCGTGGTCGACGACGAGGCCGATTCACGCGAGCTCGTGAAGCGCGTGCTGGAGGAGCACGAGGCGGTCGTATGCACGGCAGCCTCGGCCGCAGAAGCGCTCGACGTCTCGGCGTCACGGTCGATCGACCTCATCGTGAGCGACATCGGGATGCCAGGGATGGATGGATACGCGCTCCTCCAGGAGATCCGAGCGCGGCACAACGGCCAGGGGAAAGACGTCGTCGCAGTAGCGGTCACCGCATTCGCGCGGCCCGAGGACCGAGAACGCGCGCTCGCCGCAGGCTACAAGGCGCACCTCGCAAAGCCGTTCGAGCCGTCGGAGCTGGTGTCGCTGCTCGCGGGGCTGCGGGAGGCGAGTTAG